A part of Microbacterium terregens genomic DNA contains:
- a CDS encoding LLM class F420-dependent oxidoreductase produces the protein MEYCTFTEPQQGFSYEEQLAFALATERAGFDGFFRSDHYMRMGSGDPLPGPTDAWTTLAGLARETRRIRLGTLVSSATHRVPAVLAIQVAQVDDMSGGRIELGLGTGWFDAEHQAYGIPFPAKRFGILEEQLAVVTGLWATPVGETFDFTGEHYTLVGAPALPKPRQKHVPVIIGGNGPRRTPELAARFATEFNIGFRPEPEIADAFARVRAACERIGRDPDTLKLSVALPTIAAPDEQTLRRRAEATGRPLDQFRDGTNICGGADEITAKVDRLVSLGAQRIYFQTVDMRDLEQTAYLGEEVLPGLPR, from the coding sequence ATGGAGTACTGCACCTTCACCGAGCCGCAACAGGGATTCAGCTACGAGGAACAACTCGCGTTCGCCCTGGCAACCGAACGCGCGGGCTTCGACGGCTTCTTCCGGTCCGACCACTACATGCGGATGGGATCCGGCGATCCCCTCCCCGGGCCCACGGATGCCTGGACCACGCTCGCCGGTCTGGCGCGCGAGACGCGTCGAATCCGCCTCGGCACGCTGGTCTCCTCGGCAACGCATCGGGTGCCGGCGGTCCTCGCGATACAGGTCGCCCAGGTGGACGACATGTCGGGCGGGCGCATCGAGCTCGGGCTGGGCACCGGCTGGTTCGATGCGGAACACCAGGCATACGGCATCCCCTTCCCTGCGAAGAGGTTCGGGATCCTGGAGGAGCAGCTCGCGGTGGTGACGGGTCTGTGGGCCACACCCGTCGGCGAGACGTTCGACTTCACTGGCGAGCATTACACGCTCGTCGGCGCACCGGCGCTGCCGAAGCCGAGGCAGAAGCACGTGCCGGTGATCATCGGCGGGAACGGGCCGCGACGGACGCCGGAGCTCGCGGCCCGCTTCGCCACCGAATTCAACATCGGATTCCGCCCGGAGCCCGAGATCGCGGACGCGTTCGCCCGCGTGCGCGCGGCCTGCGAACGGATCGGGCGAGACCCGGACACCCTGAAGCTCTCGGTCGCGCTGCCGACGATCGCCGCGCCGGATGAGCAGACACTGCGTCGGCGCGCCGAGGCCACCGGGCGACCGCTGGATCAGTTCCGCGACGGTACGAACATCTGCGGCGGCGCGGACGAGATCACCGCGAAGGTCGATCGGCTCGTCTCGCTCGGCGCTCAGCGGATCTACTTCCAAACGGTCGACATGCGCGACCTCGAACAGACCGCCTACCTCGGCGAGGAGGTCCTGCCTGGGCTGCCCCGTTGA
- a CDS encoding nucleoside deaminase codes for MALSASERDAALMARALVLAADAGQAGDVPVGALVSDAAGVVIGEGRNLRELTHDPTAHAEVVALRQAAAAIGSWNLEGCTLVVTLEPCLMCAGALLQARVSRLVFGAWDEKAGAAGSQYDVVRDRRLPYRAEVIGGVREDEASDLLRRFFESRR; via the coding sequence GTGGCACTCTCGGCATCCGAACGCGACGCTGCGCTGATGGCGCGGGCCCTGGTCCTCGCGGCGGACGCGGGCCAGGCCGGTGACGTCCCGGTCGGGGCGCTGGTGTCGGATGCCGCGGGGGTGGTGATCGGCGAAGGGCGCAACCTGCGGGAGCTGACGCACGATCCGACGGCCCACGCTGAAGTGGTCGCGTTGCGGCAGGCGGCCGCCGCGATCGGCTCATGGAACCTCGAGGGGTGCACCTTGGTCGTGACTCTCGAACCGTGTCTGATGTGCGCGGGGGCGCTCCTTCAGGCGCGTGTGTCGCGGCTCGTGTTCGGCGCGTGGGATGAGAAGGCCGGCGCTGCCGGTTCCCAATACGACGTCGTGCGCGACCGTCGACTGCCGTACCGTGCGGAGGTCATCGGCGGGGTTCGTGAGGACGAGGCCTCCGATCTCCTGCGGCGTTTCTTCGAGTCGCGCCGCTAG
- the upp gene encoding uracil phosphoribosyltransferase: MRLHVADHPLITHKLTVLRDENTPSPVFRQLTEELVTLLAYEATRNVRVSPHEIRTPVTATTGVKISEPRPLVVPILRAGLGMLDGMVKLLPSAEVGFLGMARNEETLEPTTYAERLPEDLSDRQCFVLDPMLATGGSLGAAMEFLFNRGARDVTAICLLGAPEGVAAIEKQVEGRDVTLVLGALDERLNEKGYIVPGLGDAGDRLYGTV; the protein is encoded by the coding sequence ATGCGCCTGCACGTCGCGGATCACCCGCTCATCACCCACAAGCTCACGGTCCTGCGCGACGAGAACACCCCCTCGCCGGTCTTCCGCCAGCTCACCGAAGAGCTCGTCACGCTGCTCGCCTACGAGGCGACCCGCAACGTGCGCGTGAGCCCGCACGAGATCCGCACACCGGTCACGGCGACGACCGGAGTCAAGATCAGCGAGCCGCGTCCGCTGGTGGTCCCGATCCTGCGCGCCGGGCTGGGGATGCTGGACGGCATGGTCAAACTCCTCCCCAGCGCCGAGGTCGGCTTCCTCGGCATGGCGCGCAACGAGGAGACGCTGGAGCCGACGACCTACGCGGAGCGCCTGCCCGAGGACCTCAGCGATCGACAGTGCTTCGTGCTGGACCCCATGCTCGCGACCGGCGGGTCACTCGGCGCGGCGATGGAGTTCCTCTTCAACCGGGGCGCCCGCGACGTCACGGCGATCTGCCTGCTCGGCGCCCCCGAGGGCGTCGCCGCGATCGAGAAGCAGGTCGAGGGCAGGGACGTCACCCTGGTACTCGGCGCACTCGACGAGCGCCTCAATGAGAAGGGCTACATCGTCCCCGGTCTGGGCGACGCCGGCGATCGCCTGTACGGCACGGTGTGA
- a CDS encoding DUF3467 domain-containing protein produces the protein MPDERQFEIDLPPELIAGAYADFANVWHTSTVFIMDFLTLAKPPVEIVDDETGENRTIVPARVVSRVRIPPEQVFELAKALTQQLEFWEQETGRRPPTDPMMDG, from the coding sequence ATGCCCGATGAGCGGCAGTTCGAGATCGACTTGCCCCCCGAGCTCATCGCAGGCGCCTACGCGGACTTCGCCAACGTGTGGCACACCTCCACGGTGTTCATCATGGACTTCCTGACGCTGGCCAAGCCGCCGGTCGAGATCGTCGACGACGAGACGGGCGAGAATCGCACGATCGTTCCCGCCCGGGTCGTCAGCCGTGTGCGCATTCCTCCCGAGCAGGTCTTCGAGCTCGCGAAGGCGCTGACGCAGCAGCTGGAGTTCTGGGAGCAGGAGACCGGGCGCCGCCCGCCGACCGACCCCATGATGGACGGATAG
- a CDS encoding TM0106 family RecB-like putative nuclease, producing MRYIPAEARVIWSASDLKAAAECEFAWLRGIDSRIGRIAAVEEPEDATLERAGRLGGEHEQRVLAAYRARFGVGVMEIPDTFSSNSAGLEQAVALTEAALASDADVIYQAAFATDEFVGFADFLVRDEVGRWVVQDSKLARRARVTALMQLSAYVDQLDRLGVPRSDRVELLLGDGTTSVHLADELLPVFALRRARLRALIADRRLDLGLEWPAIAWGDPRGELGVVACGRCATCDSEVVASRDLLLVAGMRPVQRDRLRTGGITTIDALVQATVAPSRMNPDTFAMLRTQARLQLTAPAGTGETASVNPDEAPAIPPYEVVAPKALGALPRPDAGDLFFDFEGDPLYTEGEATVWGIDYLFGWVDIREQYSALWAHSFDEERDALERFLDIVNLHRAQHPDMHIYHYAPYEPTHLLTMAARHGVREADVDRLLRDGVFVDLYPIVRRALRVGSRSYSIKKLEPLYMGDEVRTSDVQKGDDSIVKYVEARALLEDGAEMQAREILEDLADYNRYDCVSTRRLRDWLVDRARAAGLRPSPNPEPGENVYEPSPRALALADLAREHPEDSADAMALRLGAAGIDYYAREAKTFWATHFLRLREPVSLWEDTRDVVVLDSTRCRLVEDWHRPEGARTDRRVLELRGELAPGTRLSEGSNPFALYDLPAPFPFEPSPRWIHADHRVTVIEVLDDGAVVEENAVDGRTWSELPIALTPSPPPRALNQQVAIDAWADAVLSAAPHLPADPATDILRRVPPRTRSGALAASTGDDVDAIVRTLVDLDRSYLAVQGPPGTGKTYVGSHVIARLVRELGFKVGVVAQSHAVIENMLDRIVAAGVPSDLVAKAPKDPTATGLTFTPISKNGVAAFTAEHAGSGYVIGGTAWDFAHEGRIPRGSLDLLVIDEAGQFSLASTIAVSLAASRLLLLGDPQQLPQVSQGTHPEPVDTSALGWIIDGADVIPAEYGYFLARTWRMHPQVAAPVSRLSYSGELAAHPSTAMRELAGVQPGLIPVSVRHHGNATQSLEEAAVVVEIVRDLVGRAWTGILIGDAGETTLLEPRPLQESDIIVVTPYNAQQVAVEEALADAGFPSVPVGTVDRFQGQEAAVAIVSLAASSGRDAPRGLEFLLLRNRLNVAVSRAMHTAYLLSSPGLLDDLPYTPEGVVRLSGFARLIGEA from the coding sequence TTGCGATATATCCCGGCAGAGGCGCGCGTGATCTGGAGTGCGAGCGACCTCAAGGCGGCCGCCGAGTGCGAGTTCGCGTGGCTGCGAGGGATCGATTCTCGGATCGGGCGGATCGCCGCGGTGGAGGAGCCCGAGGACGCCACGCTGGAGCGAGCCGGCCGCCTCGGCGGCGAGCACGAGCAGCGCGTGCTGGCCGCGTACCGGGCGCGGTTCGGGGTGGGCGTGATGGAGATCCCCGATACCTTCTCGTCGAACAGCGCGGGCCTGGAACAGGCCGTCGCCCTGACGGAGGCGGCCCTCGCCTCCGACGCCGACGTCATCTATCAGGCCGCGTTCGCGACCGACGAGTTCGTCGGGTTCGCCGACTTCCTGGTACGCGACGAGGTGGGCCGGTGGGTCGTCCAGGACAGCAAGCTCGCCCGCCGCGCGCGTGTCACCGCGCTCATGCAGCTGTCGGCATACGTCGACCAGCTCGACCGGCTCGGTGTTCCTCGTTCCGACCGTGTGGAGCTGCTCCTCGGTGACGGCACCACCAGTGTGCACCTGGCCGACGAGCTCCTTCCGGTCTTCGCGCTGCGCCGGGCTCGGTTGCGCGCTCTGATCGCCGACCGCCGCCTGGACCTCGGGCTGGAGTGGCCGGCGATCGCGTGGGGAGATCCTCGCGGAGAGCTCGGCGTCGTGGCCTGCGGGCGGTGCGCGACCTGCGATTCCGAGGTCGTCGCGTCCCGCGATCTGCTCCTGGTGGCCGGCATGCGACCGGTGCAGCGCGATCGACTGCGCACCGGCGGGATCACGACCATCGACGCGCTGGTCCAGGCCACCGTCGCCCCGAGTCGCATGAATCCCGACACATTCGCGATGCTCCGCACGCAGGCCCGCCTGCAGCTCACCGCGCCGGCGGGAACCGGCGAGACCGCATCGGTGAACCCGGATGAGGCGCCGGCGATACCGCCCTACGAAGTGGTCGCACCGAAGGCGCTCGGCGCCCTGCCGCGCCCCGACGCGGGCGACCTCTTCTTCGACTTCGAGGGCGACCCGCTCTACACGGAGGGTGAGGCCACCGTCTGGGGAATCGACTACCTGTTCGGCTGGGTGGACATCCGCGAGCAGTACAGCGCTCTGTGGGCGCACTCGTTCGACGAGGAGCGCGATGCCCTGGAACGGTTCCTCGACATCGTGAACCTGCATCGGGCACAGCATCCGGATATGCACATCTACCACTACGCCCCCTACGAGCCGACGCATCTGCTGACCATGGCCGCGCGGCACGGTGTCCGCGAGGCGGACGTGGACCGGCTGCTGCGCGACGGCGTCTTCGTGGATCTGTACCCGATCGTGCGGCGCGCGCTGCGGGTCGGATCGCGGTCGTATTCGATCAAGAAGCTCGAGCCGCTGTACATGGGCGACGAGGTGCGCACCAGCGACGTCCAGAAGGGCGACGATTCGATCGTCAAGTACGTCGAAGCGCGGGCGCTCCTCGAAGACGGCGCAGAGATGCAGGCACGCGAGATCCTCGAGGATCTCGCCGACTACAACCGCTATGACTGCGTGTCGACGAGGCGCTTGCGCGACTGGCTCGTGGATCGCGCGCGCGCCGCAGGGCTGCGCCCGTCACCGAACCCCGAGCCCGGCGAGAACGTCTACGAGCCCTCGCCGCGTGCTCTGGCCCTGGCGGATCTCGCGCGCGAGCACCCCGAGGACTCCGCGGATGCGATGGCTCTCCGTCTCGGCGCGGCGGGTATCGACTACTACGCGCGCGAAGCGAAGACCTTCTGGGCGACGCACTTCCTGCGGTTGCGCGAACCTGTGTCGCTCTGGGAGGACACGCGCGATGTCGTGGTGCTCGACTCGACGCGCTGCCGGCTCGTCGAGGACTGGCACCGCCCCGAAGGCGCCCGGACGGATCGACGCGTTCTGGAGCTTCGTGGCGAGCTCGCCCCCGGTACTCGCCTCAGCGAGGGGTCGAATCCGTTCGCGCTGTACGACCTTCCGGCGCCGTTCCCCTTCGAGCCGTCGCCGCGGTGGATCCACGCCGATCACCGCGTCACCGTGATCGAGGTGCTCGATGACGGGGCCGTGGTCGAGGAGAACGCCGTCGACGGCCGCACGTGGTCCGAGCTGCCCATCGCTCTGACGCCGTCCCCGCCGCCGCGCGCCCTCAACCAGCAGGTCGCGATCGATGCCTGGGCTGATGCCGTCCTGTCCGCCGCTCCACACCTGCCGGCCGACCCGGCCACCGACATCCTGCGCCGCGTTCCGCCCCGCACCCGGAGCGGCGCGCTCGCCGCCTCCACGGGCGATGACGTCGACGCGATCGTGCGCACCCTCGTCGACCTGGACCGCAGCTACCTGGCCGTCCAGGGGCCCCCAGGCACCGGCAAGACCTACGTCGGGTCTCACGTCATCGCGCGGCTCGTGCGCGAGCTCGGCTTCAAGGTAGGGGTGGTGGCACAGTCCCACGCCGTCATCGAGAACATGCTCGATCGGATCGTCGCCGCGGGCGTGCCGAGTGACCTCGTCGCCAAGGCGCCGAAGGATCCGACCGCCACAGGCCTGACCTTCACGCCGATCTCCAAGAACGGCGTCGCTGCGTTCACGGCCGAGCACGCCGGGAGCGGGTACGTGATCGGCGGGACGGCGTGGGACTTCGCGCACGAGGGCCGTATCCCGAGAGGCAGTCTCGACCTTCTCGTCATCGACGAGGCCGGACAGTTCTCGCTGGCCTCCACCATCGCCGTCTCGCTTGCCGCGTCACGCCTGCTGCTGCTCGGCGATCCGCAGCAGCTGCCGCAGGTCAGCCAGGGAACTCACCCCGAGCCGGTCGACACCTCCGCGCTCGGGTGGATCATCGACGGCGCCGACGTCATCCCGGCGGAGTACGGATACTTCCTTGCACGCACGTGGCGCATGCACCCGCAGGTGGCTGCGCCGGTATCGCGACTGTCGTACAGCGGCGAGCTCGCGGCGCATCCATCCACCGCGATGCGCGAACTGGCGGGAGTGCAGCCCGGCCTGATCCCCGTGTCTGTGCGGCACCACGGCAACGCGACGCAATCCCTCGAAGAGGCGGCGGTGGTCGTGGAGATCGTCCGCGACCTCGTCGGGCGAGCGTGGACCGGCATCCTGATCGGCGACGCGGGCGAGACGACCCTGCTGGAGCCGCGTCCGCTGCAGGAGAGCGACATCATCGTCGTGACCCCGTACAACGCGCAGCAGGTCGCCGTGGAGGAGGCGCTGGCGGATGCCGGTTTCCCGAGCGTCCCCGTGGGCACCGTCGACCGCTTCCAAGGTCAGGAGGCGGCGGTGGCGATCGTCTCACTGGCAGCCTCTTCGGGCCGCGACGCGCCGCGAGGACTCGAGTTCCTGCTGCTGCGGAATCGCCTCAACGTGGCCGTCTCCCGCGCGATGCACACCGCGTACCTGCTGTCCTCGCCCGGCCTGCTCGATGACCTGCCCTACACCCCCGAGGGTGTGGTGCGGCTGAGCGGGTTCGCCCGGCTCATCGGTGAGGCCTGA
- a CDS encoding DUF1801 domain-containing protein, whose translation MVLQLRRFTADVKLMFVNGATLLDPVPPVTPVGMGKTTRGVELKSIDDLDSDQVSAWMRQITSVPGIGGRRR comes from the coding sequence ATGGTGCTTCAGCTGCGGCGGTTCACCGCCGACGTCAAACTCATGTTCGTCAACGGAGCGACCCTGCTCGATCCGGTGCCTCCGGTGACTCCGGTGGGGATGGGCAAGACGACCCGAGGCGTGGAACTCAAGAGCATCGACGACCTCGACAGCGACCAGGTCTCGGCATGGATGAGACAGATCACCTCCGTGCCCGGTATCGGCGGCAGGAGGCGTTAG
- a CDS encoding SRPBCC family protein, whose protein sequence is MGVIEFDLTRTVHAGIPEVFARLADISGYNDWMPDHGSMLRRTQLTSPGAPALGTTYLDETSFGPTPGEISAFQPPRTLVYHWWIRSKAGRLRVEGWPAYRLEASDDHTTLVRHNAKVHTYGMYRLATPILRRIAKKERAATLEALAASFEPGGDRRAG, encoded by the coding sequence ATGGGCGTCATCGAGTTCGACCTGACCCGCACGGTTCATGCCGGCATCCCAGAGGTCTTCGCTCGTCTGGCCGACATCAGCGGGTACAACGACTGGATGCCGGATCACGGAAGCATGCTCCGCCGCACTCAGCTGACCTCCCCGGGAGCACCGGCCCTCGGGACGACGTACCTCGATGAGACGTCTTTCGGCCCGACGCCCGGCGAGATCTCGGCGTTCCAGCCGCCCCGCACGCTCGTGTATCACTGGTGGATCAGGTCCAAGGCGGGCCGGCTCAGAGTCGAAGGGTGGCCCGCCTACCGGCTCGAAGCGAGCGATGATCACACGACGCTCGTTCGTCACAACGCCAAAGTGCACACCTACGGGATGTACCGGCTGGCAACGCCGATACTCCGCAGGATCGCGAAGAAGGAGCGCGCCGCCACGCTCGAGGCTCTCGCGGCGTCCTTCGAACCCGGCGGCGATCGGCGCGCCGGGTGA
- a CDS encoding NAD(+) synthase: protein MSLPFESAYRHGFARIAACTIPVSIADPSANADAVLAAARECDADAVAVAVFPELCLTGYAIDDLVMQDAVLDAVETAIARLVEESEELLPMLVVGAPLRHRNRLYNCAVVIHRGELLGVVPKSYLPTYREFYERRWYAPGDDQVGQDIRVGDLEAPFGPDLLFEALDVPGLVVHAEVCEDVWVPIPPSSSAALAGATVLLNLSGSPITIARADDRKILCQSQSLRCLAAYAYAAAGAGESTNDLSWDGQTMIYEAGALLTETERFPDGPRSSIADVDLDRLRQDRLRQGTFDDNRRAEHADAMFRTVHFLLDPPARDVGLRRALDRFPFVPDDPARLAQDCYEAFNIQVSGLVQRMQAIGGPKPVLGVSGGLDSTHALLVIARAMDRMGRPRSDILTYTMPGFATSDHTKANAIALAESIGASIETIDIRPAATEMFEKIGHPFADGEPVHDITFENVQAGLRTDYLFRLANQNGGMVIGTSDLSELALGWSTYGVGDQMSHYAVNAGVPKTLIQHVIRWVIADDSTPLHAGATELSAHAKDVLQAVLDTEISPELVPVGQDGKMQSTQDRIGPYALHDFTLFHILRFGMRPSKIAFLAERAWADPEQGAWPPGFPPEDRFAYDLPTVTKWLRVFLQRFFAFAQFKRSAIPNGPKVSSAGSLSPRGDWRAPSDGNATAWLAELDAALPETAS from the coding sequence ATGAGCCTTCCGTTCGAGAGCGCGTACCGACACGGATTCGCCCGTATCGCGGCCTGCACGATTCCCGTCTCGATCGCCGATCCCTCGGCGAATGCGGATGCCGTGCTCGCCGCCGCGCGCGAGTGCGACGCGGATGCGGTCGCCGTCGCGGTCTTCCCCGAGCTGTGCCTGACCGGCTATGCGATCGACGATCTCGTGATGCAGGATGCCGTGCTCGACGCGGTCGAGACGGCCATCGCACGGTTGGTGGAGGAGTCTGAGGAGCTGCTCCCGATGCTCGTGGTGGGTGCACCGCTGCGCCACCGCAACCGGTTGTACAACTGCGCCGTCGTCATCCACCGCGGTGAACTGCTGGGGGTGGTTCCGAAGTCGTACCTGCCCACGTATCGCGAGTTCTATGAGCGCCGCTGGTACGCCCCGGGTGACGACCAGGTCGGCCAGGACATCCGCGTCGGCGATCTGGAGGCCCCGTTCGGACCCGACCTGCTGTTCGAGGCGCTGGATGTGCCCGGCCTGGTCGTCCACGCAGAGGTGTGCGAAGACGTGTGGGTGCCGATTCCACCGTCATCGTCGGCAGCGCTTGCGGGGGCGACCGTGCTGCTGAACCTTTCCGGCAGCCCGATCACGATCGCGCGGGCGGACGATCGCAAGATCCTGTGCCAGTCGCAGTCGCTGCGATGCCTGGCTGCCTACGCGTACGCGGCGGCCGGCGCCGGCGAGTCGACGAACGACCTCTCGTGGGACGGCCAGACCATGATCTACGAGGCCGGCGCACTGCTGACCGAGACCGAGCGGTTCCCGGACGGTCCGCGCAGCTCGATCGCCGACGTGGATCTCGACCGACTGCGTCAGGACCGCCTGCGTCAGGGCACGTTCGACGACAACCGCCGCGCGGAGCATGCCGATGCGATGTTCCGCACCGTGCATTTCCTCCTCGACCCTCCCGCCCGCGACGTCGGCTTGCGGCGCGCACTGGACCGGTTCCCGTTCGTTCCCGACGACCCGGCACGGCTCGCCCAGGACTGCTACGAGGCCTTCAACATCCAGGTATCGGGTCTCGTGCAGCGCATGCAGGCGATCGGCGGACCGAAGCCGGTCCTGGGCGTCAGCGGCGGCCTGGACTCCACGCACGCCCTGCTCGTCATCGCCCGCGCGATGGACCGCATGGGCCGGCCGCGCAGCGACATCCTGACGTACACGATGCCGGGGTTCGCGACATCCGATCACACGAAGGCGAATGCGATCGCGCTGGCCGAATCGATCGGCGCATCGATCGAGACCATCGACATCCGGCCGGCCGCGACGGAGATGTTCGAGAAGATCGGACACCCGTTCGCGGACGGTGAGCCGGTGCACGACATAACGTTCGAGAACGTTCAGGCCGGGCTGCGCACCGACTACCTGTTCCGGCTGGCCAACCAGAACGGTGGGATGGTCATCGGCACGTCGGACCTCTCCGAGCTCGCGCTCGGCTGGTCCACGTACGGCGTCGGCGATCAGATGAGCCACTACGCGGTCAATGCCGGCGTGCCCAAGACACTCATCCAGCACGTCATCCGGTGGGTGATCGCCGATGATTCGACACCGCTGCACGCCGGGGCGACCGAGCTCAGCGCTCACGCGAAGGACGTGCTGCAGGCCGTGCTGGATACGGAGATCAGCCCCGAGCTGGTGCCGGTCGGGCAGGACGGCAAGATGCAGTCCACTCAGGACCGCATCGGGCCGTACGCGCTCCACGACTTCACGCTGTTCCACATCCTGCGCTTCGGCATGCGGCCCTCGAAGATCGCGTTCCTCGCCGAGCGCGCATGGGCCGACCCCGAACAGGGAGCCTGGCCGCCCGGATTCCCGCCCGAGGATCGTTTCGCCTACGACCTTCCGACCGTCACGAAGTGGCTGCGCGTCTTCTTGCAGCGATTCTTCGCGTTCGCGCAGTTCAAGCGCTCGGCCATCCCGAACGGGCCGAAGGTGTCATCCGCCGGCTCGCTGTCCCCCCGAGGGGACTGGCGTGCGCCATCGGACGGGAACGCCACCGCATGGCTCGCCGAATTGGATGCCGCGCTGCCCGAGACCGCGTCCTAG
- a CDS encoding NAD(P)/FAD-dependent oxidoreductase — protein MARRATIVGSGPNGLAAAVTLARVGYQVHVLEASATAGGGVRTAELTLPGFHHDIGSAVHPAALTSPFFRAFGLRDKLTWISPEISYAHPLEGGRAAIAWRDIARTARDLGRDEKRWLALLRPLSAHLDDVVDFTGSQLLRMPRHPLAAVRYGLRVLQSGSPFGRWAFAAPEARALLSGVLAHANTRLPSVGSAASGLLLAAHAHAGDGWAYPRGGAQQIADALIADLRAHGGEVSTGVLVTSLADLDWGDPAAGDLLLLDTSPRLMLTHPDVPAGYARAVARYRYGPGAAKVDFALDGPVPWLHPDVARSPTVHLGGTAAQVAASENAVARGSVSEHPYVLVVQPSVLDPTRAPPGKQVLWAYIHVPAGSVLDPTESVIRQLERFAPGVRDSILASAAMTAAERVSFNPSDVGGDILGGAFTLAQAIRRPVLSPTPWRTPLRGVYLASAATPPGPGVNGMPGWYAARQALRDTLGLRLQPSDLLRT, from the coding sequence ATGGCCAGGCGCGCGACCATCGTCGGCAGCGGGCCCAACGGGCTCGCCGCGGCCGTCACCCTTGCCCGCGTCGGCTACCAGGTGCACGTGCTCGAGGCGTCGGCCACGGCAGGTGGCGGCGTTCGCACCGCAGAGCTGACGTTGCCCGGCTTTCACCACGACATCGGCTCGGCGGTGCACCCCGCGGCACTGACATCGCCGTTCTTCCGGGCCTTCGGCCTGCGCGACAAGCTCACCTGGATCTCTCCCGAGATCTCGTACGCGCACCCCCTCGAGGGCGGACGCGCTGCGATCGCGTGGCGCGACATCGCACGGACCGCACGCGATCTGGGCCGCGACGAGAAGCGGTGGCTCGCGCTTCTGCGCCCGCTCAGCGCGCACCTGGACGACGTCGTGGACTTCACCGGTTCACAGCTGCTGCGGATGCCGCGGCATCCGCTCGCGGCGGTGCGCTACGGGCTTCGCGTGCTGCAGTCGGGCTCGCCGTTCGGGCGATGGGCCTTCGCTGCTCCGGAGGCGCGGGCCCTGCTGTCCGGGGTGCTGGCACACGCGAACACCCGCCTGCCCTCCGTAGGGTCGGCGGCATCCGGTCTTCTCCTGGCCGCGCACGCGCACGCCGGCGACGGCTGGGCATATCCCCGCGGCGGTGCGCAGCAGATCGCCGACGCGCTGATCGCGGATCTGCGCGCGCACGGCGGCGAGGTCAGCACCGGGGTGCTCGTGACCTCCCTCGCCGACCTCGACTGGGGAGATCCCGCGGCCGGCGATCTGCTGCTGCTGGACACATCCCCGCGATTGATGCTCACACACCCCGACGTGCCGGCCGGATACGCGCGCGCGGTGGCGCGCTATCGGTACGGTCCGGGAGCGGCCAAGGTCGACTTCGCCCTCGACGGACCCGTGCCATGGCTGCATCCGGATGTCGCGCGCTCCCCCACCGTGCACCTGGGCGGCACCGCGGCGCAGGTCGCGGCGAGCGAGAACGCCGTTGCGCGCGGATCCGTCAGCGAGCACCCGTATGTCCTCGTGGTGCAGCCTTCGGTGCTCGATCCGACCCGGGCGCCGCCGGGCAAGCAGGTGCTCTGGGCGTACATCCATGTCCCGGCCGGCTCGGTGCTGGACCCGACCGAGTCGGTCATCCGGCAGCTGGAGAGGTTCGCGCCGGGCGTGCGTGACAGCATCCTGGCCTCGGCGGCGATGACCGCCGCCGAGCGCGTGTCGTTCAATCCCTCGGACGTCGGCGGCGACATCCTGGGCGGCGCCTTCACGCTCGCGCAGGCGATTCGTCGGCCGGTCCTCTCGCCGACGCCATGGCGGACACCGCTGCGGGGCGTGTATCTGGCATCGGCGGCGACCCCGCCCGGGCCGGGTGTGAACGGCATGCCGGGCTGGTACGCCGCCCGTCAGGCGCTGCGTGACACGCTCGGCCTGCGACTGCAACCTTCGGACCTCCTCAGGACATGA